Proteins from a genomic interval of Epinephelus fuscoguttatus linkage group LG16, E.fuscoguttatus.final_Chr_v1:
- the LOC125903322 gene encoding cytochrome c oxidase assembly protein COX20, mitochondrial, with product MAEEEQESKNKGFRLLGILDVQNTPCARDAVLHGAGGSLAAGLLHFLATSRVRRSFDVGFAGFMLTTLGSWFYCRMNNAKLRVQQRMIQDGIKNKVVYEGTILDPTKKTGAETPSGPS from the exons ATGGCAGAAGAAGAGCAGGAGAGCAAGAACAAG GGTTTCAGGCTGCTGGGGATTCTGGATGTCCAGAACACTCCGTGCGCCAGAGATGCCGTCCTGCATGGAGCTGGAGGCTCGCTAGCTGCTGGCCTGCTACATTTTCTGGCCACTA GTCGTGTGAGGAGGTCTTTTGACGTGGGATTTGCAGGCTTCATGCTCACCACACTGGGGTCCTG GTTTTACTGCAGGATGAACAACGCTAAGCTTCGTGTGCAGCAGAGGATGATCCAGGACGGCATCAAGAACAAGGTTGTGTATGAAGGGACCATTCTAGACCCCACAAAAAAAACTGGAGCAGAAACACCTTCAGGCCCCTCATGA
- the lhb gene encoding lutropin subunit beta translates to MMAVQVGRVMFPLMLSLFLGASSSIWSLAPAAAFQLPPCQLINQTVSLEKEGCPKCHPVETTICSGHCITKDPVIKIPFSNVYQHVCTYRDFYYKTFELPDCPPGVDPTVTYPVALSCHCGRCAMDTSDCTFESLQPNFCMNDIPFYY, encoded by the exons ATGATGGCTGTACAGGTCGGCAGAGTGATGTTTCCTTTGATGCTGAGTTTGTTTCTGGGAGCCTCATCTTCCATTTGGTCTCTGGCTCCTGCAG CGGCCTTCCAGTTGCCCCCCTGCCAGCTCATCAACCAGACAGTGTCTCTAGAGAAGGAAGGCTGTCCAAAGTGTCACCCAGTAGAAACAACCATCTGCAGCGGTCACTGCATCACCAAG GACCCTGTCATCAAGATACCATTCAGCAATGTGTACCAGCATGTGTGCACGTACCGGGACTTTTActacaagacatttgagcttcCTGACTGTCCTCCTGGCGTGGACCCGACTGTCACCTACCCTGTGGCTTTGAGCTGCCACTGCGGGCGCTGTGCCATGGACACATCTGACTGCACCTTCGAGAGCCTGCAGCCCAACTTCTGCATGAATGACATACCTTTCTACTACTAG
- the LOC125903317 gene encoding G-protein coupled receptor 4-like yields MEDYSNIHTYSPDIDFYYVFAPFVTYFYRGETGFIIKVVTCIIICIGLPLTLMAIYALFSQVRNDHVAPIYISNLLISDLIQLCCLIAEVAQPKDRKIVNIFTYIYYFCVGASGGFMVCIALERYLVIACPLWYRFRRTIKISVVVCVVVWVLPLAFLLPLFICKDGKVQEIIVTIFCFLPLPLLIFFLGGTLKALSASISVPSDEKRRIVGMLVLVLLIYMLFFLPSIILLLVYEARSNDTLRSLFPVFLRLNPVADLFLYVFMRKGTIDKLLASVCCCRMDSSDISSPTVEMNPCPQSAIRGEGERERETIEGDV; encoded by the exons ATGGAGGATTACTCCAACATTCATACCTACTCCCCAGACATAGACTTTTATTATGTCTTTGCCCCATTTGTCACTTACTTTTATCGTGGAGAAACTGGATTTATCATAAAAGTGGTGACATGCATTATCATTTGTATCGGCCTTCCTTTGACCCTCATGGCCATCTACGCTCTTTTTTCTCAG GTGCGAAATGATCATGTTGCTCCGATCTACATCAGCAACCTTCTCATTTCTGACCTCATTCAACTCTGCTGCTTGATCGCTGAGGTGGCACAACCTAAGGACCGCAAGATCGTTAATATCTTCACATACATTTACTACTTTTGTGTGGGGGCCAGTGGTGGCTTCATGGTGTGCATCGCTCTGGAAAG GTATTTGGTTATCGCATGTCCACTGTGGTACCGCTTCAGACGAACCATCAAGATCTCTGTGGTGGTTTGTGTCGTGGTCTGGGTCCTTCCTCTTGCCTTTCTCCTCCCTTTATTTATCTGCAAAGATGGGAAGGTTCAAGAAATCATCGTCACCATCTTTTGCTTCCTTCCCCTCCCACTGCTCATATTCTTCCTGGGTGGGACCCTTAAAGCCCTGTCAGCTTCCATCTCTGTCCCTTCTGATGAAAAACGACGAATTGTAGGAATGTTGGTCCTGGTGCTGCTCATTTACATGCTGTTCTTCCTGCCCAGCATCATTTTGTTATTGGTATATGAAGCCAGATCTAACGATACCCTCAGAAGcctgtttcctgtgtttctTAGGTTGAATCCTGTTGCAGACCTATTTCTGTATGTTTTCATGAGGAAAGGGACCATTGACAAGCTTTTGgcctctgtgtgttgttgcaGAATGGACAGCAGTGATATCAGCAGTCCAACAGTAGAAATGAACCCATGTCCACAGTCAGCTataaggggagagggagagagagaaagagagacaataGAGGGAGATGTGTAG